From Dasypus novemcinctus isolate mDasNov1 chromosome 11, mDasNov1.1.hap2, whole genome shotgun sequence, one genomic window encodes:
- the OARD1 gene encoding ADP-ribose glycohydrolase OARD1 isoform X2 yields MKIQKEAEWIVYVKGDLFACPKTDSLAHCISEDCRMGAGIAVLFKKKFGGMQELLNQQKKSGEVAVLKRDGRYIYYLITKKRASHKPTYENLQKSLEAMKSHCLQNGVTDLSMPRIGCGLDRLQWEKVSAMIEEVFEATDIKITVYTL; encoded by the exons ATGAAGATCCAGAAGGAAGCAGAGTGG ATCGTGTATGTGAAAGGAGACCTTTTTGCATGTCCCAAAACAGACTCTTTAGCCCACTGTATCAGTGAGGATTGCCGCATGGGAGCTGGGATAGCTGTCCTCTTCAAGAAGAAATTTGGAGGGATGCAGGAACTGTTAAATCAac AAAAGAAATCTGGAGAAGTGGCTGTTCTGAAGAGAGATGGGCGATATATATATTACTTG ATCACAAAGAAAAGAGCTTCACACAAGCCAACTTATGAAAACTTACAGAAGAGCTTAGAGGCCATGAAATCCCATTGTCTGCAGAATGGAGTTACCGACCTCTCCATGCCCAG AATTGGATGTGGTCTTGATCGTCTGCAATGGGAGAAGGTATCTGCAATGATTGAGGAGGTGTTTGAGGCAACAGATATCAAAATTACTGTGTATACACTCTGA
- the OARD1 gene encoding ADP-ribose glycohydrolase OARD1 isoform X1 has protein sequence MAGSPNEDPEGSRIVYVKGDLFACPKTDSLAHCISEDCRMGAGIAVLFKKKFGGMQELLNQQKKSGEVAVLKRDGRYIYYLITKKRASHKPTYENLQKSLEAMKSHCLQNGVTDLSMPRIGCGLDRLQWEKVSAMIEEVFEATDIKITVYTL, from the exons ATGGCTGGTAGCCCAAATGAAGATCCAGAAGGAAGCAGA ATCGTGTATGTGAAAGGAGACCTTTTTGCATGTCCCAAAACAGACTCTTTAGCCCACTGTATCAGTGAGGATTGCCGCATGGGAGCTGGGATAGCTGTCCTCTTCAAGAAGAAATTTGGAGGGATGCAGGAACTGTTAAATCAac AAAAGAAATCTGGAGAAGTGGCTGTTCTGAAGAGAGATGGGCGATATATATATTACTTG ATCACAAAGAAAAGAGCTTCACACAAGCCAACTTATGAAAACTTACAGAAGAGCTTAGAGGCCATGAAATCCCATTGTCTGCAGAATGGAGTTACCGACCTCTCCATGCCCAG AATTGGATGTGGTCTTGATCGTCTGCAATGGGAGAAGGTATCTGCAATGATTGAGGAGGTGTTTGAGGCAACAGATATCAAAATTACTGTGTATACACTCTGA